A window of Streptomyces caniferus contains these coding sequences:
- a CDS encoding catalase family protein has product MAAQFVRYTPDVEDDDPHFEQNLQTVIAKTESYITESVKAGGTGRALRDAHAKGYGLVRGEVEILDGLPPEYAQGIYATPGTHDALIRFSNGSPHAGADARLGAATGLALKIFGIDGPTLLEDEPDTGTFDYANINAPIFFCNTVEHYLFIQELFLDAPSYFSHGRPGAHRFFTEFVTGKGTLDQDNWAWDEFLAFLRLSKIPPVNVLLSSYWTMGAVRHGDYIAKVRITPDPHFAAAVVRRAIDPASAPEVFRPALQAELQERPYTFDIQVQLCTDLERMPVEDTTVEWPEQLSPSVTVAKLRLPQQDISSSENLEKMDALSFTPWRVTAEHAPLGNIMRVRKEVYRRSSIARHKLNQQPRTEPRSADEVLGPAHHGDYAGDE; this is encoded by the coding sequence ATGGCAGCACAGTTCGTCCGCTACACGCCTGACGTCGAAGACGATGACCCGCACTTCGAACAGAACCTCCAGACGGTGATCGCAAAGACCGAGAGCTACATCACCGAGTCAGTGAAGGCCGGTGGCACCGGCCGGGCCCTCCGCGACGCCCACGCCAAGGGCTACGGGCTGGTCCGAGGGGAAGTGGAGATCCTGGACGGGCTTCCCCCCGAGTACGCCCAAGGCATCTACGCGACTCCGGGAACCCACGATGCACTCATCCGCTTCTCCAACGGCTCGCCGCACGCCGGAGCCGACGCGCGACTGGGCGCCGCCACCGGACTGGCACTGAAGATCTTCGGCATCGACGGCCCGACCCTGCTGGAAGACGAACCGGACACCGGCACCTTCGACTACGCCAACATCAACGCACCGATCTTCTTCTGCAATACAGTCGAGCACTACCTGTTCATCCAGGAATTGTTCCTGGACGCCCCGTCCTACTTCTCTCACGGCCGACCCGGCGCGCATCGTTTCTTCACCGAGTTCGTGACCGGAAAGGGAACCCTCGACCAGGACAACTGGGCATGGGACGAGTTCCTGGCCTTCCTCCGCCTGTCCAAGATCCCCCCGGTCAACGTACTGCTGTCGAGCTACTGGACGATGGGCGCGGTCAGGCACGGAGACTACATCGCCAAGGTCCGCATCACCCCTGACCCGCACTTCGCCGCCGCGGTGGTCCGGCGCGCCATCGACCCGGCCTCCGCGCCGGAGGTCTTCCGGCCGGCCCTGCAAGCCGAGCTGCAGGAGCGGCCGTACACCTTCGACATCCAGGTTCAGCTCTGCACCGATCTGGAGCGCATGCCGGTGGAGGACACCACCGTGGAGTGGCCCGAGCAGCTCTCGCCGTCCGTCACCGTGGCGAAGCTGCGGCTGCCGCAGCAGGACATCTCCAGCTCGGAGAATCTGGAGAAGATGGACGCCCTGTCCTTCACGCCCTGGCGGGTCACCGCCGAGCACGCGCCCCTGGGCAACATCATGCGGGTCCGCAAGGAGGTCTACCGGCGATCCTCCATCGCGCGCCACAAGCTCAACCAGCAGCCGCGCACAGAGCCGCGCAGCGCCGACGAGGTACTGGGTCCGGCCCACCACGGCGACTACGCCGGGGACGAGTAG
- a CDS encoding Dyp-type peroxidase, translated as MNTAASSSEPGVRVEIDDVQSGALRPRPVPYEGKFVFLRVDDRHAGRALLRRLLPLTASGLPSADRSQDAWVAVAFTYQGLRALGVPQESLDSFPRAFREGMAARAELIGDVGESAPAHWETPFGTGEVHIALSALSSEAAQLDKELERARVAYEDTPGVQVIWQQDVHQLPTGRTTFGFRDGISQPNIEGVGLLGSNPQEAPIKAGEFLLGYPDETGSPPPMPSPDVLGRNGTYAAVRKIHTNVAAWRRYLRANTASAEEEALLAAKMVGRWPSGAPLALAPEHDDPELAADPHRVNNFLYRENDDRGFRCPAGAHIRRINPRDSTIIGDARMHRLIRRGTTYGPPLPEGVLEDDGADRGLVGVFLGAHLERQFEFIEAEWVNDGNFIGHPGEKDPVAGHHDGTGSATIPEKPVRRRLQNLPGFVVTRGGEYCFLPGLRALRWIAELED; from the coding sequence GGCGTGCGCGTCGAGATCGACGACGTCCAAAGCGGGGCCCTGCGTCCACGGCCCGTGCCGTACGAGGGAAAGTTCGTCTTCCTGCGCGTCGACGACCGCCACGCCGGGCGCGCCCTGCTGCGGAGGCTGCTCCCGTTGACCGCAAGTGGTCTGCCCAGTGCGGACCGGAGTCAGGATGCCTGGGTGGCGGTGGCGTTCACCTACCAGGGGCTGAGGGCGCTGGGGGTGCCCCAGGAGTCGCTGGACAGCTTTCCGCGGGCGTTCCGGGAGGGCATGGCCGCGCGCGCGGAGCTGATCGGTGACGTGGGCGAGAGCGCCCCGGCCCACTGGGAGACACCGTTCGGAACGGGCGAGGTCCATATCGCGTTGAGCGCCCTCTCCTCCGAGGCTGCGCAGCTGGACAAGGAGCTGGAGCGGGCCCGTGTCGCCTACGAGGACACGCCCGGTGTTCAGGTGATCTGGCAGCAGGACGTCCACCAGCTCCCGACCGGGCGCACCACCTTCGGCTTCCGCGACGGCATCAGCCAACCGAACATCGAGGGCGTCGGACTGCTCGGCTCCAACCCGCAGGAAGCCCCCATCAAGGCCGGCGAGTTCCTCCTCGGCTACCCCGACGAGACCGGCAGCCCGCCGCCCATGCCCAGCCCGGATGTGCTGGGGCGCAACGGGACCTACGCGGCCGTGCGCAAGATCCACACCAACGTGGCGGCCTGGCGCCGCTACCTGCGCGCGAACACCGCCAGCGCCGAGGAGGAGGCGCTCCTGGCGGCGAAGATGGTCGGGCGCTGGCCCAGCGGGGCGCCGCTGGCGCTGGCGCCGGAGCACGATGATCCGGAACTGGCGGCCGATCCGCACCGCGTCAACAACTTCCTGTACCGGGAGAACGACGACCGGGGGTTCCGGTGCCCTGCCGGTGCGCACATCCGCCGTATCAACCCCCGGGATTCCACCATCATCGGCGACGCGCGGATGCACCGGCTCATCCGCCGCGGCACCACCTACGGCCCGCCGCTGCCAGAGGGAGTGCTGGAGGACGACGGCGCCGACCGGGGCCTGGTCGGCGTCTTCCTCGGAGCCCACCTGGAACGGCAATTCGAGTTCATCGAGGCCGAGTGGGTCAACGACGGCAACTTCATCGGCCACCCCGGCGAGAAGGACCCGGTGGCCGGACATCACGACGGAACCGGCAGCGCCACCATCCCGGAGAAACCGGTCCGGCGCCGCCTCCAGAATCTGCCCGGCTTCGTGGTCACCCGGGGCGGCGAGTACTGCTTCCTGCCGGGTTTGCGTGCCCTGCGCTGGATCGCGGAGCTGGAGGACTGA